In Gemmata obscuriglobus, a single genomic region encodes these proteins:
- a CDS encoding bifunctional 4-hydroxy-2-oxoglutarate aldolase/2-dehydro-3-deoxy-phosphogluconate aldolase: protein MSREQDLQRVIDCGIVAVVRFSDPGPLVEVVKALAAGGVTVAEVTFTVPNALDVIREAKKQLGDRVLLGAGTVLDSETARAAFLAGAEFLVAPSLNLDVIKMARRYDKLVMPGAFTPTEVVTAWEAGADVVKVFPADVVGPAFFKALKGPLPQVKLMPTGGVDLNTAGEFLKAGAVCLGVGSQLVDPKLVAAGEFGRITELAAQYVAIVKRHRAG from the coding sequence ATGAGCCGCGAACAAGACCTTCAGCGCGTCATCGACTGCGGAATCGTCGCCGTCGTGCGCTTCAGCGACCCCGGTCCGTTGGTCGAAGTCGTCAAAGCCCTGGCCGCCGGCGGAGTTACGGTGGCGGAAGTCACGTTCACTGTTCCGAACGCGCTGGACGTGATCCGCGAAGCCAAGAAGCAGCTCGGCGACCGCGTGCTGCTCGGCGCGGGCACAGTGCTCGACTCCGAAACGGCACGGGCCGCGTTCCTCGCGGGGGCCGAGTTCCTCGTCGCCCCGAGCCTGAACCTCGATGTGATCAAAATGGCCCGGCGGTACGACAAGCTCGTCATGCCCGGGGCGTTCACCCCGACAGAGGTCGTGACTGCGTGGGAGGCGGGCGCAGATGTCGTGAAGGTGTTCCCGGCCGATGTCGTTGGTCCGGCGTTCTTTAAGGCACTCAAGGGGCCGCTCCCGCAGGTGAAGTTGATGCCGACCGGCGGGGTCGACCTGAACACCGCGGGGGAGTTCCTGAAGGCCGGCGCCGTGTGCCTCGGCGTCGGCTCGCAACTCGTCGATCCCAAGCTGGTTGCGGCCGGGGAGTTCGGCCGCATCACGGAACTGGCCGCGCAGTACGTCGCGATCGTGAAACGGCACCGCGCCGGCTGA
- a CDS encoding sugar kinase, producing MADVVTFGEAMVRLAPPNFQRLEQARSLDLEIGGAELNTAAGLARLGHPVEWVSRLPNNPLGALITNRVREVGVSDRFVQFADDGRCGLYFLEFGASPRASSILYDRKDSSVSLAQCGMFDWEAIFRGAKWFHVSGITPALSPGAAEVVDEAMHAARDAGVKVCMDLNYRSKLWGCEHAAEVLGILLPQVDALIASEADAEHLFGITGADFAEVAAGLVSRFGVKTVVGTRREAPLVWRNRFAAVGYTDGRTYESAWYEVEIVDRLGAGDALAAGLIHGLLDGDLKKGLDYGAAMGALKHTLPGDLPWLTKDEVEAAMQGQGLRIKR from the coding sequence ATGGCAGATGTCGTTACGTTCGGGGAGGCGATGGTGCGCCTCGCCCCGCCGAACTTTCAGCGCCTCGAACAGGCGCGTTCGCTCGACCTCGAAATCGGCGGCGCGGAGCTGAACACCGCGGCGGGGCTGGCCCGGCTCGGGCACCCGGTCGAGTGGGTGTCGCGGCTCCCCAACAACCCGCTCGGAGCGCTCATCACCAACCGCGTGCGCGAGGTGGGCGTTTCCGACCGGTTCGTGCAGTTCGCCGACGATGGGCGGTGCGGGCTGTACTTTTTGGAGTTCGGGGCGTCGCCGCGCGCCAGTTCCATCCTCTACGACCGCAAGGACTCGTCGGTCTCGCTGGCCCAGTGCGGGATGTTCGACTGGGAAGCCATCTTCCGCGGCGCGAAGTGGTTCCACGTGAGCGGCATCACGCCGGCGCTGTCGCCCGGGGCGGCGGAGGTCGTGGACGAGGCGATGCACGCGGCCCGCGACGCGGGCGTGAAGGTGTGCATGGACCTTAACTACCGCTCGAAGTTGTGGGGGTGCGAGCACGCGGCGGAGGTGCTCGGCATTCTCCTCCCGCAGGTGGACGCGCTGATCGCGAGCGAGGCCGATGCGGAACACCTGTTTGGGATCACCGGCGCTGACTTTGCGGAGGTTGCTGCGGGGCTGGTGAGCAGGTTCGGGGTGAAGACGGTGGTGGGAACGCGGCGCGAGGCCCCTTTGGTGTGGCGCAACCGGTTCGCCGCGGTCGGGTACACCGACGGCCGGACTTACGAATCCGCTTGGTACGAGGTCGAGATCGTGGACCGGCTCGGAGCCGGGGACGCGCTCGCCGCGGGGCTCATTCACGGGCTGCTCGACGGCGACCTGAAGAAGGGGCTCGATTACGGCGCCGCAATGGGCGCACTGAAGCACACACTCCCCGGCGATCTGCCCTGGCTCACGAAGGACGAGGTCGAAGCCGCGATGCAGGGGCAGGGGCTTCGGATCAAGCGATAG
- a CDS encoding PQQ-binding-like beta-propeller repeat protein → MRAARAFLWVLITVPALAADWPMGGRGPDRNPVSPERNAPTDWQFPTERGKPRNIRWATRIEGGYYASGGPIVAGGFVWVGTTDRLSDPKNESLDNAVLACVRASDGKVVYRYVSPRRMFPADWPGQSLTGSPLVAGERLWFCTNRREVVCLDLAPLYSAKGEPRVVWKFDMVKELKVAPKAMMIPGPETHGSPAAYKNLLYVPTGNAVDADGKTVTAPDAPSLVCLEKDTGKVVWSDASPGKDMMCDHFASPLVVEVGGKAQVIHPQADGWVRSFDARTGKLIWKFDTNPKSAPLDFTGGAEASERNAVVATPVFANGRVFFATGRAPEWGAGPGRLFCIDPTKTGDVSPELGERPKPGQPNPNSAVVWTFTGGGWRETDRMHLSLSSVAVHDGLVLAADRHGSVHCLDEKTGKRYWSHNTRASVYGSPLVADGKVYVGSDAGEVHVLELAKVKKVIARHGCDKVIESSPVFAGGVLYVLTRGNLYAVAPKR, encoded by the coding sequence ATGCGAGCCGCCCGAGCGTTCCTGTGGGTTCTGATTACGGTACCGGCGCTGGCGGCGGACTGGCCGATGGGTGGGCGCGGTCCCGACCGTAACCCGGTCAGCCCGGAGAGGAACGCCCCGACCGACTGGCAGTTCCCCACCGAGCGCGGCAAGCCGCGGAACATCCGGTGGGCCACGCGAATCGAGGGCGGGTACTACGCGTCGGGCGGGCCGATCGTCGCCGGCGGTTTCGTGTGGGTCGGCACCACCGATCGCTTGTCCGACCCAAAGAACGAAAGCCTCGACAACGCCGTGCTGGCGTGCGTTCGCGCGTCGGACGGGAAGGTGGTGTACCGGTACGTCTCGCCGCGGCGGATGTTCCCCGCCGACTGGCCGGGCCAGAGCCTCACCGGGTCGCCACTTGTCGCCGGCGAACGGCTGTGGTTCTGCACCAACCGCCGCGAGGTCGTCTGCCTCGACCTCGCCCCGCTCTATTCTGCCAAGGGCGAGCCGCGCGTGGTGTGGAAGTTCGACATGGTGAAGGAGCTGAAGGTCGCGCCGAAGGCGATGATGATCCCCGGGCCTGAGACGCACGGCTCGCCCGCGGCGTACAAGAACCTCCTGTACGTCCCGACGGGGAACGCAGTGGACGCGGACGGAAAGACCGTAACCGCGCCCGACGCGCCGTCGCTGGTGTGCCTGGAGAAGGACACCGGCAAGGTGGTGTGGTCGGACGCCTCGCCGGGCAAAGACATGATGTGCGACCACTTCGCCAGCCCGCTCGTGGTCGAGGTCGGCGGGAAGGCCCAGGTGATCCACCCGCAGGCCGACGGGTGGGTGCGATCGTTCGACGCGCGCACCGGCAAGCTGATCTGGAAGTTCGACACGAACCCGAAGTCCGCCCCGCTCGACTTCACCGGCGGGGCCGAGGCTAGCGAGCGCAACGCGGTGGTGGCGACGCCGGTGTTCGCCAACGGGCGGGTGTTCTTCGCCACCGGCCGCGCGCCCGAGTGGGGGGCCGGCCCCGGGCGGCTGTTCTGCATCGACCCGACGAAGACCGGCGACGTCAGTCCCGAACTCGGGGAACGACCGAAGCCGGGGCAGCCGAACCCGAATTCCGCGGTCGTGTGGACATTTACCGGCGGCGGGTGGAGGGAAACCGACCGGATGCACCTTTCGCTCTCGTCGGTCGCGGTGCATGACGGATTGGTGCTCGCGGCCGATCGGCACGGAAGCGTCCACTGCCTGGACGAGAAGACGGGCAAGCGGTACTGGTCGCACAACACCAGGGCCAGCGTGTACGGCAGCCCGCTGGTGGCAGACGGTAAGGTGTACGTGGGAAGCGACGCGGGGGAGGTCCACGTTCTGGAGCTGGCGAAGGTGAAGAAGGTGATCGCAAGGCACGGGTGCGACAAGGTCATCGAGTCGTCGCCGGTGTTCGCCGGCGGGGTGCTGTACGTGCTAACGCGCGGGAACCTCTACGCCGTCGCCCCAAAGCGGTGA
- a CDS encoding PQQ-binding-like beta-propeller repeat protein, whose amino-acid sequence MTWFRTLLGLLACGTIASAGDWPQWRGPNRDGHSADTALLGAWPADGPKLLWSLTDADKVGTGYGSPAVVGNRMYIIGADGAKQTAAEFVTCLDLKDGNRVWRQNLETTPGKFSDGWGGGPRSTPTVDGDALYVLGVTGDLVCLGAEKGDIRWSKNLVKDYGGGIPIWGYSESPLVDGDKLLVTPGNKGGMIALDKRTGKTVWQCKELTDGAAYSSILVTEVGGVRQYVQQTMASGVGVRASDGKLLWKVGGIGRRTAVIPTPVLHDNYVFFTAGYGAGCECFKLEKDGDGTKATEVYTKNKVVANHHGGVVRVGDYIYGHSDSSGWVCFDMKKGGDEAVWQNKGVGKGSVSFADGFLYCYSENDGTLARVKAAETGYVESGKFAIPQKSKLRPKQGKVWAHPVIAGGRLILRDYELLFVYDVRKPKA is encoded by the coding sequence ATGACCTGGTTCCGCACGCTTTTGGGTCTTTTGGCCTGCGGCACGATCGCCTCCGCCGGCGACTGGCCGCAGTGGCGCGGGCCGAACCGCGACGGCCACTCCGCGGATACGGCACTCCTCGGCGCGTGGCCGGCGGACGGGCCGAAGCTGCTCTGGTCCCTGACCGACGCGGACAAAGTCGGCACCGGCTACGGCTCCCCCGCAGTGGTCGGAAACCGGATGTACATCATCGGGGCCGACGGGGCGAAACAGACCGCGGCCGAGTTCGTCACCTGCCTGGACCTGAAGGACGGGAACCGCGTGTGGCGCCAGAACCTGGAGACCACACCGGGGAAGTTCAGCGACGGCTGGGGCGGCGGCCCGCGGTCAACGCCGACCGTGGACGGGGACGCCCTGTACGTACTCGGGGTCACCGGCGACCTGGTGTGTCTGGGGGCGGAAAAGGGTGACATCCGCTGGTCCAAGAATCTGGTGAAGGACTACGGCGGCGGCATCCCGATCTGGGGCTACAGCGAGAGCCCGCTCGTGGACGGCGACAAGCTGCTCGTGACGCCGGGGAACAAGGGCGGGATGATCGCGCTCGACAAGCGGACCGGCAAAACGGTGTGGCAGTGCAAAGAACTGACCGACGGGGCCGCGTACTCGTCGATCCTGGTCACCGAGGTGGGCGGGGTGCGGCAGTACGTGCAGCAAACGATGGCGTCGGGCGTCGGGGTGCGGGCGAGCGACGGCAAACTGTTGTGGAAGGTGGGCGGGATCGGGCGCCGGACCGCGGTCATCCCGACGCCCGTGCTCCACGACAACTACGTGTTCTTCACGGCCGGGTACGGGGCCGGGTGCGAGTGCTTCAAGCTGGAGAAGGACGGCGACGGCACCAAGGCGACCGAGGTGTACACGAAGAACAAGGTGGTGGCCAACCACCACGGCGGGGTGGTGCGGGTGGGCGATTACATCTACGGCCACAGCGACAGCTCCGGGTGGGTGTGCTTCGACATGAAGAAGGGGGGCGACGAGGCGGTGTGGCAGAACAAGGGGGTGGGCAAAGGGTCGGTCAGTTTCGCGGACGGGTTCCTGTACTGCTACTCCGAGAACGACGGCACCCTGGCCCGCGTGAAGGCCGCCGAGACGGGGTACGTGGAATCGGGCAAGTTCGCGATCCCCCAGAAGAGCAAGTTGCGCCCCAAACAGGGCAAGGTGTGGGCGCACCCGGTGATCGCGGGCGGCCGACTGATCCTCCGGGATTACGAACTCCTGTTCGTCTACGACGTCCGCAAGCCGAAAGCGTAA
- a CDS encoding NADH-quinone oxidoreductase subunit N encodes MTDPLLKQTLTGVFRLAVPEIALVATACAVFLFGCLYNRRWLWFTVSLLGVVLAAVLGGVLDAPAPELLTAAPLVPDGTAAFVRWMSLISVFVLLFVSWGEVDRTNASEYYGCLLVAGAGVSLVARANDLVTLFLALEMLSIPTYVLLYLPARNKLNQEAAAKYFLLSVMSSALMLFGFSYLYGLTGSTNLTVITDSLTKAHADALNPMALVGIVLVIAAFGFRITAVPFHFYAPDVYEGAPAGVVAQLAFFPKVAGFVALARVLGLLGADVKHLPFDSATQLPLLLWILAALTMCVGNALALLQDNVRRMLAYSSVAHGGYMLMGLVIASSLPDAAGRPDVGGIDAVLVYLAAYGMMTIGAFAVILFLSPPDRPVEAIEDLAGAGQAHPISAAAMTVFLFSLIGLPLTAGFAGKLLLFVGAFSAPNGTPVMRNLYQVMAVIAAINSAIGAYYYLRVIGVMYLRTPLRTPSRSRAVPTFLASMALAGGTLFFGVYPEPIVAAARKAAPVPAAAAKPTAERDAK; translated from the coding sequence ATGACCGATCCGCTCCTGAAACAGACGCTTACGGGTGTGTTCCGGCTCGCGGTGCCGGAGATCGCGCTCGTCGCGACCGCGTGCGCCGTGTTCCTGTTCGGGTGCCTTTACAACCGCCGTTGGCTGTGGTTCACGGTGTCGCTGCTCGGTGTGGTGCTGGCCGCGGTGCTCGGGGGCGTGTTGGACGCACCCGCCCCCGAACTGCTCACCGCGGCCCCGCTGGTTCCGGACGGCACTGCGGCGTTCGTGCGGTGGATGAGCCTCATCAGCGTGTTCGTTCTGCTGTTCGTGTCGTGGGGCGAGGTGGACCGCACGAACGCCTCCGAGTACTACGGGTGCCTGCTGGTCGCCGGCGCCGGGGTGTCGCTGGTGGCGAGAGCGAACGACCTCGTGACGCTGTTCCTCGCGCTCGAGATGCTGTCCATCCCGACGTACGTCCTGCTGTACCTGCCGGCGCGCAACAAGCTGAACCAGGAAGCCGCCGCGAAGTACTTTCTGCTCAGCGTGATGTCGTCGGCGCTCATGCTGTTCGGGTTCAGCTACCTTTACGGGCTGACCGGCAGCACGAACCTCACCGTCATCACCGACTCGCTCACGAAGGCCCACGCCGACGCGCTGAACCCGATGGCGTTGGTGGGCATTGTGCTGGTGATTGCGGCGTTCGGGTTCCGGATCACCGCGGTGCCGTTCCATTTCTACGCCCCGGACGTCTACGAGGGCGCGCCGGCCGGCGTGGTGGCCCAACTCGCGTTCTTCCCGAAGGTCGCCGGGTTCGTCGCTCTGGCGCGTGTGCTGGGGCTCCTCGGCGCCGACGTGAAGCACCTGCCGTTCGACTCCGCCACACAGCTCCCGCTGCTGCTCTGGATCTTGGCCGCGCTGACGATGTGCGTCGGGAACGCGCTCGCCCTGCTCCAGGACAACGTGCGCCGGATGCTGGCGTATTCGAGCGTGGCGCACGGCGGGTACATGCTGATGGGTCTGGTGATCGCGAGTTCGCTCCCCGACGCGGCCGGCCGGCCCGATGTGGGCGGGATTGATGCGGTCCTCGTCTACCTCGCGGCTTACGGGATGATGACCATCGGCGCCTTCGCCGTGATCCTGTTTCTAAGCCCCCCGGACCGGCCGGTGGAAGCAATCGAGGACCTGGCCGGGGCGGGCCAGGCGCACCCGATCTCCGCGGCGGCCATGACGGTCTTCCTGTTCAGCCTGATCGGGCTGCCGCTGACGGCCGGGTTCGCGGGCAAACTGCTGTTGTTCGTCGGCGCGTTCAGCGCCCCGAACGGGACGCCGGTGATGCGGAACCTGTATCAGGTGATGGCGGTGATCGCGGCGATCAACTCTGCGATCGGGGCCTACTACTACCTGCGGGTGATCGGGGTGATGTACCTGCGCACGCCGCTCCGCACCCCGAGCCGTTCTCGCGCGGTGCCGACCTTCCTGGCAAGTATGGCGCTGGCCGGGGGAACGCTGTTCTTCGGCGTGTACCCGGAGCCCATCGTGGCGGCCGCCCGGAAGGCGGCACCGGTCCCCGCAGCCGCAGCCAAGCCCACCGCCGAACGAGACGCGAAGTAA
- a CDS encoding complex I subunit 4 family protein, which produces MSEYAVVSVLVLLLVLLPLVSAVVVPAFGRVARRVALLLALLHLGVTGAVVIYAGAWLTQRNTDPRLNGDIGSLHFSPEFVPGDSAGSSGNGTDGRTTWTVLSLSGKPTARGTTGPNVQFYLGVDGLNLWLVALASVMLVPVILVSWESVQHRPGAFYGWLFVLQAGVIGAFLSFDVVLFYVFFELTLIPSFFLIGNWGATSARRDAARKFFLYTLAGSLLTLVGVIGVVLTNPSEDGTITFSIPKLMANVQEGMHAAHLKALAGDGSALAAKHQTQFWLFLALMAGFMVKVPIWPFHTWLPSAYGEAPTGVTMLLSALMAKLGTFGILRLVLPLVPDAAIQYGLPVIGGFAAFGIVYAALCAYASKDMKLVIAYSSVSHLGFLVLGLFAFNREGLAGSALHMVNHGLSTGALFASLGFLMDRYRTTDIAKFGGLMGRYPNFAILFFALALASVGLPGLNNFVSEMMMLAGLFDARSPGLKSLALAVVAATGIFLSAWYVFTMLRAVFFNPLKEPERAAPEAPAGDVSRREFFAFGSLAALCLVLGLLPQPLLDAMKQDVRKLSIVGDAARARVQGVPFVYVDDEAPAARPSPPVERPQLLEPILKGGQEKGAGNGKGAAKGKAAGNGKGPGAKE; this is translated from the coding sequence ATGTCTGAATACGCCGTCGTTAGCGTGCTGGTCCTGCTGCTGGTGCTGCTGCCGCTCGTGTCGGCGGTGGTGGTGCCGGCGTTCGGTCGGGTCGCGCGCCGGGTTGCGCTGCTCCTGGCGTTACTGCACCTCGGGGTTACCGGGGCGGTCGTCATTTACGCGGGCGCGTGGCTCACCCAGCGCAACACCGACCCGCGGCTGAACGGCGACATCGGTTCGCTGCACTTCAGCCCCGAGTTCGTCCCCGGCGACTCCGCCGGCTCGTCCGGGAACGGCACCGACGGGCGCACCACCTGGACCGTGTTGAGCCTCTCGGGCAAGCCGACGGCCCGCGGCACCACGGGGCCGAACGTCCAGTTCTACCTCGGCGTCGACGGGCTGAACCTGTGGCTCGTCGCGCTGGCCAGCGTCATGCTGGTGCCGGTCATTCTGGTATCGTGGGAATCGGTGCAGCACCGCCCGGGCGCGTTTTACGGGTGGCTGTTCGTGCTGCAGGCCGGCGTCATCGGCGCGTTTCTATCGTTCGATGTGGTGCTTTTTTACGTCTTCTTCGAACTCACGCTGATCCCGTCCTTCTTCCTCATCGGTAACTGGGGGGCGACCTCGGCCCGCCGCGACGCCGCCCGCAAGTTCTTCCTGTACACCCTGGCCGGAAGCCTGCTCACCCTCGTGGGGGTGATCGGCGTGGTGCTGACCAACCCGAGCGAGGACGGCACGATCACGTTCTCCATCCCGAAGCTGATGGCGAACGTGCAGGAAGGGATGCACGCGGCGCACCTGAAGGCGCTCGCGGGCGACGGTTCCGCGCTGGCCGCCAAGCACCAGACGCAGTTCTGGCTGTTCCTGGCGCTGATGGCCGGCTTCATGGTGAAGGTGCCCATCTGGCCGTTTCACACGTGGCTCCCGTCGGCTTACGGTGAGGCGCCGACCGGCGTCACCATGCTGCTGTCGGCGCTGATGGCGAAACTCGGGACGTTCGGCATCTTGCGGTTGGTGCTGCCGCTCGTGCCCGACGCGGCGATCCAGTACGGCCTGCCGGTGATCGGCGGGTTCGCGGCGTTCGGAATCGTGTACGCGGCCCTGTGCGCCTACGCGTCCAAAGACATGAAGCTGGTCATCGCGTACAGTTCGGTTTCGCACCTGGGGTTCCTGGTGCTCGGGCTGTTCGCGTTCAACCGCGAGGGCCTAGCCGGTTCCGCGCTGCACATGGTGAACCACGGGCTGAGCACAGGGGCGCTGTTCGCCTCGCTCGGCTTCCTGATGGACCGGTACCGGACCACCGACATCGCCAAGTTCGGCGGCCTCATGGGCCGCTACCCGAACTTCGCGATCCTGTTCTTCGCGCTGGCGCTGGCGAGCGTCGGGTTGCCCGGGCTGAACAACTTCGTCAGCGAAATGATGATGCTGGCCGGGCTGTTCGACGCGCGGAGCCCCGGTCTCAAGAGCCTCGCCCTGGCGGTCGTCGCGGCGACCGGCATCTTCCTGAGCGCGTGGTACGTGTTCACCATGCTCCGGGCGGTGTTCTTTAACCCGCTGAAGGAGCCGGAGCGGGCCGCACCCGAGGCACCGGCGGGCGACGTGTCCCGGCGCGAGTTCTTCGCGTTCGGGTCCCTCGCCGCGCTGTGTCTCGTGCTCGGCCTGCTCCCCCAGCCCCTGCTGGACGCGATGAAGCAAGACGTCCGGAAGTTGTCGATCGTGGGCGACGCGGCCCGCGCCCGCGTGCAGGGCGTGCCGTTCGTGTATGTCGACGACGAAGCCCCGGCCGCCCGCCCGTCGCCGCCGGTTGAGCGGCCACAACTGCTCGAGCCGATTCTTAAGGGCGGGCAAGAGAAGGGCGCCGGTAACGGCAAAGGCGCGGCTAAAGGCAAAGCCGCCGGTAACGGTAAAGGCCCCGGCGCGAAAGAGTAG
- the nuoL gene encoding NADH-quinone oxidoreductase subunit L, which produces MSDPITLALIVLALPLSASLLAALLAYTPLKKFAHVPLILACGSAAVIALLLLTKVMDGGNAATFSEPVTWFAAGHLNVRFTIAVDPLSAMMLSMITFIATWIALFASGYMHGDGGFARFFAVMSLFVFSMCGLVLANNFLLLVAFWEGVGLCSYLLVGYYFEKPSAATAARKAFLVTRIGDTGFLLGIFLLWKLGGWHTDLNLLFDHIQRHPPEQWQLTTACLLLFCGAVGKSAQFPLYVWLPDAMEGPTPVSALIHAATMVTAGVYLLARCSPLFAMAPDAQIVVSWVGGITAILAAFIALAQTDLKRVLAYSTVSQLGFLFLALGTSGTIDPKFAVVAAMFHLFTHAFFKALLFLAAGSVMHGMGGVIDVRQFGGLRKVMPITHLTFLCGAGALAGVPLLSGFWSKDLILESLLEASETGSRYTAGYFALFLVACTTAFLTAFYTFRAYFLTFWGPEKIPHEAGHHAHESPPSMTIPLVVLAVGALAVGAVVEPFTHWFSDFVGATQTIASSRGLTPAKEVPHHFNWVMAGISAALALSGIGLAFVLYRNGGADKVPFGMNGVFKASRDKLYVDELYGAVLVAPSNVLAFLARVFDGFLDALTRLIAAIPQFLGHLVRPIQNGLVQFYALSMALGVAVFLTFVVFRITR; this is translated from the coding sequence GTGTCTGATCCGATCACCCTCGCCCTCATCGTTCTCGCGCTCCCGCTGTCGGCGAGCCTGCTGGCCGCCCTGCTGGCGTACACGCCGCTGAAGAAGTTCGCGCACGTCCCGCTGATACTGGCGTGCGGCAGCGCGGCGGTGATCGCGCTGTTGCTCCTCACGAAGGTGATGGACGGCGGCAACGCCGCGACCTTTTCCGAGCCGGTGACGTGGTTCGCGGCCGGGCACCTGAACGTCCGGTTCACGATCGCCGTCGACCCACTCTCGGCGATGATGCTGTCGATGATCACGTTCATCGCCACGTGGATCGCGCTGTTCGCGAGCGGGTACATGCACGGCGACGGCGGGTTCGCCCGGTTCTTCGCGGTGATGTCGCTGTTCGTGTTCAGCATGTGCGGGCTGGTGCTCGCGAACAACTTCCTGCTGCTCGTGGCGTTCTGGGAGGGAGTGGGCCTTTGTTCCTACCTCCTAGTGGGGTACTACTTCGAGAAGCCGAGCGCCGCGACCGCCGCGCGTAAAGCGTTTTTGGTCACGCGCATCGGGGACACGGGGTTCCTGCTGGGTATCTTCCTGCTGTGGAAGCTCGGCGGGTGGCACACCGACCTGAACCTGCTGTTCGATCACATTCAGCGCCACCCGCCGGAGCAGTGGCAGCTCACAACGGCCTGCCTACTGCTGTTCTGCGGCGCCGTCGGCAAGAGCGCCCAGTTCCCGCTGTACGTGTGGCTGCCGGACGCGATGGAAGGTCCGACGCCGGTGTCCGCGCTCATCCACGCGGCCACGATGGTGACGGCGGGCGTCTACCTGCTGGCCCGGTGCTCGCCGCTGTTCGCGATGGCCCCGGACGCACAAATCGTCGTGTCTTGGGTCGGCGGGATCACGGCGATCCTGGCCGCCTTCATCGCGCTCGCCCAGACCGACCTGAAACGGGTGCTGGCGTACTCGACCGTCAGCCAGCTCGGGTTCCTGTTCCTGGCCCTGGGCACGAGCGGCACGATCGACCCGAAGTTCGCGGTCGTGGCCGCGATGTTCCACTTGTTCACCCACGCGTTCTTCAAGGCCCTGCTGTTCCTCGCGGCCGGGAGCGTGATGCACGGGATGGGCGGCGTGATCGACGTGCGCCAGTTCGGCGGGCTCCGCAAGGTGATGCCGATCACCCACCTGACGTTCCTGTGCGGCGCCGGGGCGCTGGCCGGGGTGCCGCTCCTGTCGGGCTTCTGGAGCAAGGATCTGATCCTCGAATCGCTGCTGGAGGCGAGCGAGACCGGGAGCCGCTACACCGCCGGCTACTTCGCGCTGTTCCTGGTGGCGTGCACCACGGCGTTCCTCACGGCCTTCTACACGTTCAGGGCGTACTTCCTGACGTTCTGGGGGCCAGAGAAGATCCCCCACGAGGCCGGGCACCACGCCCACGAATCGCCGCCGTCCATGACGATTCCGCTGGTCGTGCTGGCCGTCGGCGCGCTGGCGGTGGGCGCGGTGGTCGAGCCCTTCACCCACTGGTTCAGTGACTTCGTGGGCGCAACGCAGACCATAGCTTCTTCGCGGGGGCTGACCCCGGCGAAGGAGGTGCCACACCACTTCAACTGGGTCATGGCGGGCATCAGTGCGGCCCTGGCGCTGAGCGGCATCGGCCTCGCGTTCGTGCTGTACCGCAATGGCGGCGCCGACAAGGTGCCGTTCGGGATGAACGGGGTGTTCAAAGCGTCCCGCGACAAGTTGTACGTGGACGAGTTGTACGGCGCGGTGCTGGTCGCGCCGTCCAACGTCCTGGCGTTCCTGGCCCGCGTGTTCGACGGGTTCCTCGACGCCCTGACGCGGTTGATCGCCGCGATCCCGCAGTTCCTCGGGCACCTCGTGCGCCCGATCCAGAACGGCCTCGTGCAGTTCTACGCTCTGTCGATGGCCCTGGGAGTGGCCGTGTTTCTGACGTTTGTCGTGTTCCGAATCACCCGCTAG